A segment of the Colletotrichum destructivum chromosome 3, complete sequence genome:
ACTTAGGCAGCCAGGATGCACCCTGTTGACTGTAACTCCCACAAGCCCACCACACTAACACAGTACTGCTCCCTGCCACGAATCAGGAAGGCGGTAACGTGTTTTCTTGGAGAAGCCACATGTAGATTGAGCAGGGAGCTCTCTCCCACACGCCCTGAGCTCCACAGACAGCCCTTGGGACCCTGCTTTCACCCGAGGTGCATTGTTCGTGTTCAATGCCTCCAATTTGTGTTCTGTTCTTACCGAATTGAActgctccctctctcttctggACTCCCGATCCCATCTGCTGCACAAGTTACTCCCCATCCTATCACCATACTACCAAGCATGGTTAGTCACTCTGCCTGAGCGATCAAGCGCTTCACCAAGTCGCGCGCTGCTAACAAGCTGCAGAACGTCCAGTACAACTCGGCCCTGCGCCAGAGCAAGGCCATTCGCAACGATCTCGAGAagctgtcgtcgtccgcggcgCAACCGGCCGCTCTGACCCCCGCCGAAATCGGCAACGTGTCTGCCTCCCTCGCATCCTTCTCTAAGACGGTCGACGAATACAACAACCTGGCCCGCCAGGAGCTCGTACAGAAGAAGCAGGAAGAAGCCCTCGAGCGTGTCAAGAGGTTCCGCGACGACTTGTCCGACTTCAAGTCCCAGGTCGACTCCCTTAAGAAGGCCCGCGAAGATGCCGTCCATCACAACAAccgcggcgagctgctgggcCGCCGCGCCTACGTCACGGCGACGCCTGAGAACCCCTAtgccaacatcaacaagtcTTCATCCGCATTCCACAGCCGAGGGGCCTCGACGGGCCAGGCAGCGAATGGGCTAGGCATGGGCGGCAACGACGTCACGAGGGAGCAGCACGCCTTGCGCGAGCAGAATTTCTTCGACCACACGAACTCGGCGCTGGACGAGTACATCGCTAGGGGGCAAGCCGTGCTGGGCGACCTGGGCACGCAGCGCGAGATGCTCAAGAACACCCAGAAGAGGCTATACTCGGTCGGCAACACGCTGGGCATCTCGGGCGACACCATCCGTATGATCGAGCGCCGcgccaaggaggacaagTGGATATTCTGGGCCGGtgtcatcatcttcttcctcttctgctGGGCCTGCATACACTTCTTGCGGTAAACCAGCACAGCGGTTGCCTTATGTCGGCTAGGGGCCTTTTGTAGCTTGTTAGGCTGCTTGATGATAACGAAAAGTTGGGAAAACATTTCAAGGGCATGGCGTTCTTTTTttctgttttttttttcttttctggGGGAGGGAGTCGGCGCCTGCAGTCCTGCATGCAAACCATGCATTTCTTCTCGAGCATCAGTGGTGGTTGGTTGCCATGTACAACAAGCGACAGTCGAGTTTGGTCTATTCAATGCCCGCAAGGGCAATGGTGAAAAGCACCGTGTTCGTCGTCGCGATCTCGACCACCGTTGTCTCGGGCAGCACGTGgttgctggtgctgatgtGGCCCCCAAACTTGGTTTCCCAGTCCTCGACGTCCCACTCGAGGCCCTTGGTGGTGATATAGCTGGTCCCGCCAATGGGGATGATCCCGACATGTTTGCCAaagacgtcgtcgccgccctcgcgcaCCCAGATGCTGTGGTGGCCGGGCTTGAGGAGGAATGTCAGGCTCTGGCCTGAGACGAGATACAGCTTGCCTTGGGCGTAGTCTGTCCCCGGCTGGAAGAGGTAGAGGTGGTGCACTTGGCTGAGCCCCTGGTCGACGCGGCCACCTAGCCCCCCGAGAGCCACGATGTCGATCGTCGGCTCATGGTTTGAGCGGATCCACGAGACGGCCTTGCCAAAGTCTGTGGAGTACTGGTCGGGGTCATGGATGACCTGGGCAGGCTTCTCCAGGCTCGTGAAGTAGTCCCTGACGGACGGGAGCAAGGAATCCAagtcgccgatgatgacgtcgaggttagtctgcggcggcgacgattAGAAGAAGCTGGCAGTCAAGCTGGAGATAGGTTAAGACGCACAAACGGTGAATGAGAGCGGGCTTCCGCTGCCTTGCTCAGATCGTGCAGTCTGTTAGCACCGCCATCCGCAGCGACTCGTGTGAGAGCTAGAAGGGTGGATCAGCAAAGGAGGTGTCAAAATCTAAGTTCAAGCGCCATACCATTGTTCCATAGCGAGTCAAAGACGGGGGTATGCTTTACGGGCTGGTTGAGCACGATGAGTGTGAAGTCGGCAGGACCAGGATATTCTGGCCTTCTCTCCCGAAGAAGGGCTACAGGGTGCCACTCAAAGCGTGGCGGCGACATCTCGAGGCTGCTCCCGGCGTGAAGCTGCGTTGGAGATACAGAGATACTAACCACAACACAAAAGTATAAATGAATGCAGACGGGATAGATACAGGGCCAATATCTTGTGTTTGTAAATATGGTCAACCAGATCCAATGGAACAGATGCGTCAGATGTTGCTGTGGACTCGGGTGTATGGTTCAAATCTCGCAAACGAACCTGCAGATAGCATGCCGCATGTATCACCAACGTTTGCCTCTCTTGCCCATGATGCGTCGGTGTCATCAGGCCAAAACTGGAATATCTCGCAGAAGTGGTGCATCATGATTGGCGACCAACGGTGTGGTCCCTCAGTTCCCCAATCTTTTTTCGACCGACCGATCGGCCGGCCTGGCACCTGGCTGGCAACTTGATGTCCATGCTATCGCCGATGAACTGATAAGAGGCGTTGATAGCACAGGTAGGAATGCGCCGCTAAAACATCGGCAGAACCCGCAAGGAAAGCTTCAATTTTCTTTTCGATTCGGGATTACCAACCCAGTTCCGTCTGCCTCCGCCCGTATCCCGCGCGACCTCTTTTTGCCTTCTCTGCAATTCAAACTCCCCTTTGTACTCGTTCATCCGTTCTGTATTTTTCACACCAgatttctttttttttgatTATTCGGCATCTTTACCATTAGACACCCCGACATGTACCGTAGCGCCGTCCGGTCGACGCCTCGCGCCGTGAGCGCCGCCCGCCAGTCGGCAATTCGCGCAGCCCCTCGACGATTCGCCTCGACGACACCTGCCGACAAGCCCCGGTCATGGAAGGGTGCAGCATTGAGATGGGGTcttgccgccggtgccgtcTACTGGTATAACACGAGTCCGGTCTTTGCCGAGGAGCCTCTTCGTACGTTTCCTTAGTGGGGGAAGGAGCAGCTGCAGTagcatcagcagcatcagcaagGTTGCAAGTTTGCCGAGAAACTGCATATTGACTAAACTTCACACGACAGCGCGAACGATCCCTGCCCCGTCCCAGTTCTCCGAGTCCGACCTCACCACTGTTGATGCCATTGTCGAAGAGAAGCGCAAGCGGGCCATTGtgaaggccgaggaggccaagcctgcccctgccgccgcccccgtcccGACAGAAGCGAGCGAGAAGACTCAGGAGGTACTTCAGGGTGGCGAAGATGCGCCGGCGCCCGGCTCCCCCGAGGCgctggaggccgaggccggccagcAGGGTGCATTTAACcccgagacgggcgagatcAACTGGGACTGCCCATGCCTCGGCGGCATGGCTGACGGCCCTTGCGGCGAGGAGTTCAAGGCTGCTTTCAGCTGCTTCGTCTACTCCAATGAGGAGCCCAAGGGCATGGACTGCATCGAGAAGTTCCAGTACGCAAGGATGATTGACATTGGCTGGTTTGTTTATGCATACTGACGGAGCTGCGTAGGGGAATGCAGACGTGCTTCCGGAAATACCCCGACATctacggcgccgagctggccgacgacgacgaggctcCCGAGGGcgccccgcccgcccccgaTGCCACCGGCGACGCGACCGATGCCCCGCCTGCCGCGAAAAAGGAGACCAAGGCTGACTCCCCAGACCAGGCCCCCAGGTCGGAGATCAAGAGCGAgtcggaggagaagcaggccgCGGCTAAGCCCGACGCCcaggagcagaagaaggaggcccCGAAGGTGCCCGAGCCGGAGCCTGTCGACCTCACCCAGCCCAACACCAAGGCCACAGATGCCACAGCGGCCAACAACAACTAATATGAAGTAAACCAAAAAAGGAGGTGTTTTTGCCGCTTGTCTCTACCAAAGAAAACACGGCGTGTGGCTGTACGAGGACGGGGGGAAAGGGATGTGGTGCGCTGCGAAAGCGCGGCTAATGACACCATGACTGGAAATTCGGGCGTATCTCATGTACCATAATCGTGTACAAAGTGTACCAGTACGACGAAAGAAAAACAATAGACATACACTTCTCTGAGCGATTGTGTCTTTCATTTTCTTGCTTTGTCTTTGATAAAACTGCGATCGACTGTCAGATTGCACGGCAAACATGGGAAAACCTCCCGCCAGAACCATGgacaaaaacaacaacaagatcatcatcaacctccGTTAGTCTATAACTGCTCATTCGGTCATCTAgccccatccccccctctccaGTCCGAGGACGGCCCGGCGCATGACAGCGTTCctggccatcatcgtccGGGTTCTCCCCCGGTGCTAATAAGCGACTGAACGCCCCCCCCACATATTGGTGGATCTACTCTCTTCTCATTGGCCCGCCGATCAGGTTGTCCCAAGCTCCCGAGCCGCACAACGTCATACGTCATTGGTCTCCAAACGCCGTCGCGCCAACCAAGATCAAGGAAAGCtcgaaggggagggggatggtCAAACCACCTGACGGCCTTGCTTTCCTGCTGCCCGCGTAGAATCCGTACTAGCAACCagttttccccctcctctcccagCCATCCTTCCTTCCGGTTCCTTCCTTCACATGACAACATCGTCTTAAAAAAGGAACCTCCTGTTGTTGTCCTGTCCTGCGTCATTTGCCGATCTGACACACTTTTTCTTCCCATCCACGCGCATTTACACCTTACATCTTGCACACACCACATACTgatctctttctctctctgtcgtcAAATCCTTACAACATCAAAACTTAGAAGCATTTTAACTGCACATCAGAAGTAAGTGTCAACAAAGTTACGTCATGGTTTGTGTGCGCGCCTGTTGCTAACATCACTCCAGTGGCTTCCTACGCCGACATGGCCGCCAAGGGCCCAAAACAGACTCCCGAGGAGGTACGTTGATTGATCGCGTGATGTGTCTCATTACTCGCCAATAAAGGCATcgccaggtcctcgagggACTTGAAAGAAAGTCAGAAAAGGACAAAACTGACCTAGTCTATCCTCCTCCTTAGGCTGCCGCTCCCCAACCCCCCGAGATCTCGGTCGAGTCCGTCGCCTCCACCTCTTCCCTCGTAGACGTCGACATGCCGAGCGTACACACGGTCCCCAACGACTTCCTCGAGCAGGACGTTCAGACGGACACCCAGGCCGACCGCATTGAgcgcgaagaggaggaacaCAAGGCTCGCGCCGAGGCTGacctggccaagaagaaggccgccggcaaggcccgcaaggccgACTCGTGGCTGAAACGCCAGTTCTCCTCCCTCAGCGACGGCAGCGCctcggccctcgtcgtctccaacctcgttggcgtcgtcggcctcagCGCCTTCCTCGGCTACAAGGCCTGGGGTCTGTACGAGCGTGGCCGCCTGTCGTGGCAGAGCGTCAGCCTCGGACTCGGCATCTTGGGCGTTGTCGGTCTCGGTGAG
Coding sequences within it:
- a CDS encoding Putative GOSR2/Membrin/Bos1, with the translated sequence MNVQYNSALRQSKAIRNDLEKLSSSAAQPAALTPAEIGNVSASLASFSKTVDEYNNLARQELVQKKQEEALERVKRFRDDLSDFKSQVDSLKKAREDAVHHNNRGELLGRRAYVTATPENPYANINKSSSAFHSRGASTGQAANGLGMGGNDVTREQHALREQNFFDHTNSALDEYIARGQAVLGDLGTQREMLKNTQKRLYSVGNTLGISGDTIRMIERRAKEDKWIFWAGVIIFFLFCWACIHFLR
- a CDS encoding Putative mitochondrial outer membrane protein OM14; amino-acid sequence: MAAKGPKQTPEEAAAPQPPEISVESVASTSSLVDVDMPSVHTVPNDFLEQDVQTDTQADRIEREEEEHKARAEADLAKKKAAGKARKADSWLKRQFSSLSDGSASALVVSNLVGVVGLSAFLGYKAWGLYERGRLSWQSVSLGLGILGVVGLGEGIFGSYLYKTKGKK
- a CDS encoding Putative mitochondrial intermembrane space import and assembly protein yields the protein MYRSAVRSTPRAVSAARQSAIRAAPRRFASTTPADKPRSWKGAALRWGLAAGAVYWYNTSPVFAEEPLPRTIPAPSQFSESDLTTVDAIVEEKRKRAIVKAEEAKPAPAAAPVPTEASEKTQEVLQGGEDAPAPGSPEALEAEAGQQGAFNPETGEINWDCPCLGGMADGPCGEEFKAAFSCFVYSNEEPKGMDCIEKFQGMQTCFRKYPDIYGAELADDDEAPEGAPPAPDATGDATDAPPAAKKETKADSPDQAPRSEIKSESEEKQAAAKPDAQEQKKEAPKVPEPEPVDLTQPNTKATDATAANNN
- a CDS encoding Putative thiamine pyrophosphokinase codes for the protein MSPPRFEWHPVALLRERRPEYPGPADFTLIVLNQPVKHTPVFDSLWNNALTRVAADGGANRLHDLSKAAEARSHSPFTNLDVIIGDLDSLLPSVRDYFTSLEKPAQVIHDPDQYSTDFGKAVSWIRSNHEPTIDIVALGGLGGRVDQGLSQVHHLYLFQPGTDYAQGKLYLVSGQSLTFLLKPGHHSIWVREGGDDVFGKHVGIIPIGGTSYITTKGLEWDVEDWETKFGGHISTSNHVLPETTVVEIATTNTVLFTIALAGIE